AAATGTAACTCTAATTTTAGACAGCATTATGATCTTGCTGTAAGCTTTTCAAAGCCAACTGGAAGCGACCCCTTAAGAATTACTGTTTAATCCTTGGAACAACTCTGGTCAAGGTACAGGACTAATTTAAAATGTCTGTGTTGAAATGCATCACTGCCTCTAAACCTAGCCTTTGAGAAAAGGCTTTCACAGATGTGGCATGACTAAGCAAAGCCGGGCAATTGTAAGAAAATGGTGGGTGCTTCTCATAAGACAAAGGTTCACTTGCTGAAATGTTTCAATACTTCTACAAAACCTGTTGCAGTATAAAATTTCCTAAAATTATTAGTACTGTAAATTTGTCTAGGTCTGATGATTTTGAGAAGCTGAAACATCACAGCTGTATTTATTGCTATATCTCATGATCTAAGAAGTTAATGGAACTTAATTTTTGAACAGAATGTCTCTGCTGACttttataataaataatacttgttttatataccacccttcaggaaaacttaacacccacttagagcagtttataaagtatgttgttattatccccacaactatcagcctatgaggtgggtgggggtgagagagctctggagacctgtgaccagggatttttttctgggaaaagaggtggaggaactctcaagagggaaatgagggagaaacacacgggattctttgaaatattgtTTTCACgtgctattgctgagtatttttaaaaggtgccggaactccgttccaccacgttcccgctgaaaaaaagccctgcctgtaactgacccaaggtcacccagctggctacaagtgtaggagtggggaattaaacccagctctagagattagagttctgctgcacttaaccactacaccaaactggctctccagttcaCCTGGAGTTCTAGTCTTTCACCCACAGATTGATTTGTATTATTTTGAACTTTAAAAGAAGACATTGGAGCATTATTGCTGAGGCAAATTTTGAAGTAAATCTGAATATAAAGCACAATCAAGCTAAGGCAAGGACAGAATTGTACACGAGTGAACATAATTTTCTCACCTCTTGGGTTTGCCAATGATCAATAGTTTATCGCACTCCAAAAGGAGAATTGTATGGGAAGATAGTGTTAATATCAGCCCCAAGTTCTTAATCGGATTGAAAAATGAATGCAAGAGAAACAAACCGCTAGTTTTTCTTCCTGTTCTTCTGCTTTTTGTAGGTCAGCATCCCACTGTTGAAATGCATGTAGGAATTGTTGGGAGTACTCATGGTTGATCTTCTGCCTAAGAAGGAAAAAGTTCATATCCTAATATAGAAAGCATTTGTGAATGTAACAGAAAATGCTTTATAAAGTATCAGTAATTTAGGACCTAGAAGGAGATGAAAGGTGGTCACCTGTAGTTTTTAGACAACCCTGAAAAATAACATGTAAAAGTGTATCATGGGAGTATCAGAATTGTGACAGTTGTTCTGAAGATacacattttattaattttatttaaccATTGTTTAAATATGGCACTTTTCTTACCAAGAAAGCTTTTAAGGATAGACTaatttttgatgtattgtcgaaggctttcatggcctgagaatgatggttgttgtgggttttccgggctgtattgccgtggtcttggcattgtagttcctgacgtttcgccagcagctgtggttggcatcttcagaggtgtagcaccaaaagacaaagatctctcagtgtcacagtgtggaaaagatgtaggttatttgtatctactcaggaggggtggggttgagctgagtcatcctgtaagagtttcccagggtgtggaatgctaatggcgggaggcttcactgtatgcaaaagaacctcctcaggatacagtgaagcctcccgccattagcattccacaccctgggaaactcttacaggatgactcagctcaaccccacccctcctgagtagatataaatgacctgccaacatcttttccacactgtgacactgagagatctttgtcttttggtgctacacctctgaagatggcaaccacagctgctggcgaaacgtcaggaactacagtgccaagaccacggcaatacagcccagaaaacccacaacaactatcagaCTAATTTTTGATGAGTTGTATTTTAATTATTTGGAAAATGTACAGTTCAGAGAAACTGTCTGAGCTAGCTTACAATTACAATTCAGTTGAAACAACCAACTTAAATAAGCCACTCAGCAAAAGCCTCTTGACTCTGCAGCCATAAAATCAATAGTACAGGTACAACATTGAGTAGTTTAAAAACAGGCAAAAGCCTGCAAAAACAAAGTAGAATATAAGCCATAAGAATCATAGAAGATACTAAAAACAACCAATTATGGTGCAAATAGGAGTTATTTGGCCTACTAGTTAACAAATCAGGAACCGGGTGAATGAGGAGGAACACATTCCAAAGACAGTGCTGCCACTGAGAAAGCGCTAGCCTTCTCTGCCTCATCTCTGTGGGTACAGAGAGCGGAGCTGTAGATTTTAGCTGATGAGCAGGAAAGTACAAGAGGAGACTCTCCTTCAGCTGtgtaggactttaaaggtaagcAGAGCACAAAGCCTGTGTTGTGTAGtgattagtgtcagactaggatctgagagacccaggttggaatccctaGTCTAtcaggaagcttgctgggtgaccttgggcttgcacactgtctaacctacctcatagggttattgtgaggataaaatggaggagtggagaatgatgtaagttgctttggatccccattgggaagaaatgcAGAATATAAACATTGTAACTTTAAAAAGCCTGCGCTGATTTCCTTGGGAAATGCAAAATACAAGTCTTACCTTTGTTCTTGTTGTGTTTTCCAAACAAATTCTATTTTCTGGTTACTTGTTTTGAGAGAGGCTTTTGTGTACAATTCTAATCTTTTCCTCTTAGCTAGAAGTGCTTTGTTAATATCCGCTATATGAAGACAAGACCAGGCATTGTTATATATTTCAACAGAcataacttttattttaaaataatgcagagttttcttttcaagggaagtTCACATAATAGCTCATATAAGATTTTTTAGGTTTACTATCTTACATGTTTGGAAAGATGTGTTAATCTTACATTGGAATATTCAAAGAATGTATTCAACTATACCTTTTCAACTATGTTTTAATACCACAAACTTCAGGTTACAACTTCAGATACAGGCATGCCAATATATATTTGATATTATATATTATTTGATATAATGCTATCAAATGAAAACCTCAAATCATTGTATTCCTGTAAAAGCCTAATTGTTGATTATCAGTCAGGTAAAAGCCACTTGTAGCTCTTCTGAGCATCAGTCCCTAGTTTGGTAcccactttgtttcagaaaactGTGTAAGACCCTTGCTTAGTGGAGTTATAGTTGGCAGCTGGTTTGTACCTTGAAACAGGTACTGCTGGAAGCTATAAGTCTTACTGAGGTGCAGCCCTCACAttagggatggaagtaaatgtgtaTCTTTTGGTTGATAGTAAGCGTGATTGTGactctccccacacccccagtgagaACCCTTGGCCTAAACAATAAACTCCTACTTGAATAAAAACTATTCGTACATTAACTAAAAAACACCTCTAAACACAGGTGGGTTTCTTTTTTGAAGAAATTCCACAGTTGTGGGGACCGTACCTTttttaaatattcttttaaaaattctgtattaATGTTTTCATGGGAGCAAATGAGTCCACGCCTGTAAGGTGTTCTAATGGGCTGCTAAGGACTATTCCATAACTTCCACCAACAAGTTGTTAAACTTACTGTAAAATGAATACAACTCAGGTGGGAGGGCTGCTTTAAGACTTGAATCAATTTGTCTTGTAGGGATTTGAGTTTCTTTTGGTATGCAGGTCATTTTCAAGAGCATGTTTGAGACACATtatttcataaatatgcaaaaTTTAATATCCTTAACCAAAACTTTTATTAAATTACCATTATTTATTATAGATAATCGCTTGACAGAAATTTAGTTACTGGGTTATATCTCTGAGATGGTATGACCAGTCCCTTCTATCATATTTCTGAGTACTTAAAGTTGACTAGgtactgggtggtggtggtggggagaactgTTCTTGGTAATAAACAAGGAAGACTGTTGCCTTTCTAAAATAAGTAATGTCAAGCTGCTCAATATGTTGTTAATTGCAAAGACATTTCAGAGGAACTCCCATCTTATGTCCTTGCAGATTTTACTTCATAAGTAAGTGGAACCCTAAGCTTTCTGCTTTTTTTATAGATGACTGGCATGCTGATCTTAATGCTTACAGTGGCAATGCCCTTGCAAAGTTACTACAccataacataacatatataacattcgatttatataccgcccttcaggacaacttaatgcccactcagagcggtttacaaagtatgtcattaattatccccacaacaaaacaccctgtgaggtggatggggctgagagagctccagagaactgtgactagcccaaggtcacccagctggcttcaagtggaggagtggggaatcaaacccagctctccagattagagtcccgcgctcttaaccactacaccaaactggctctcaacacacCTACAGTATCATATTTTATAAAACACAACACCACAATCCCATGGTGAAGCCATTCTTAACACTCAACTGTAAATAGAAAAAATGTTCCTATGAATCTAAATAGAAATGTCATTTACCTCCAAAACACTGGCTAGTTATGCTATATAGCCACTGTGTTGTCTATGTAGTGTTGCTGTGTAGCATAGTATAGGTCACTGTATAATAGTATAATCTACTATACTAGAAATCGTAGAAATATGAAAAACGAAACATTTAATTGACGTCTACATATATTTTCACATAAAAAGTGATATTTCTGTGCAGTTGTTGGTTGAGAAATCTGATCAAGATTCTTTTCCTTCCACACTTGCTAGATTATTTCTCAGTAATTCTGACATTTACAATTTAGGTTAAGTTTATGTATTGCATTTCATACTTGTGTTACAAGAGTTTTTAACTGACAGTACATGGACATTTTTAAATACATACCTCCAAATCGTTCCAACATATTCTGTACTTCTCCCCTATATTTTAAGACAATTTTATATTATTTGTAAATGATAACAAGCATCAATATACAAAGCAGATATAAAATAATACCAGTATGAATTGGTTGatacaaacaaacagaaaaatgcaGGAAAAAAACTGGATACATTAATGAATGtcatgatttgggtccagtagcactttaaagttcaactagatttccagggtatgagctttcaagagtcaatgaTCCCTttgttgtatctgatgaagggagctctgactctgaaaagccataccttggaaatctagttggtctttatggtgccactAGACCCAATCTTgcacttctactgcagaccaacacagctacccaccagaaTTTAATTACAGAATATTTTGTCCATTGTGCAGAACAATATACTATATTCAAGATAATATCTTGTATTCAGaagaatattgaaataaatgtaacACAGAATAAAAAGATACTTAAAATAATCCAAGGCATAGCCTGTCAAATATATATCTGTTGGGATTATATTCAAGATATATGTGCTGAATTCGTTTCACTAGTTTCAGTGGAGTTTCAGAGAAAATTTGAGAAAATAATTGTAATACAGAATGTTGACAAATATGATGCAGTTagggcagggattgaacctgggagctcTTGTATGTGAAACTAGTACTTACACTAAGCTACAGTACTGTATAGTAACTGTATACATCTGATATAATCCCATGCATGGCATTGGCGCAACATGTGTTTGTGCTTCCCTTGCCAAAGACCTCAAAAGTCCAGTCATGTTATTGTGTGGGTGGGAGATGTGGTATCTATTcagattaaaggtaaaggtagtcccctgtgcaagcaccgagtcattactgactcatgaggggatgttgcatcacgaagttttcttggcagactttttgttatggtgtggtttgccattgtcttccgcAGTCATCTacagggtactcattttaccgacctaggaaggatggaaggctgattcAACCTTgggctggctacctgaacctggcttcctccaggatcgaactgaggttgtgagcagagcttggactgcagtgcttcatcttaccactctgcgccatggggctcttttttATCTATTCAGATGACATCACTCTTTTCCCCATCAAAATATTGTTGCCATCCAGATTCCAAAGACATTTGCAGAGACTGGATTATTGTCTCCCATGGTGGGGTTCAACTTGCTCTAGTTCTCAGTCCCTTTGTAGAATTGTCTTACACTGTCCTGATGACCCATTGAGTGGTGTAATGTAGATTAATGTGAGGACCATGCTTTTCAGTCAAGAACTGGACTTAGTTGATTTAATCTTCCTTATATCCCTGTGATTGCTTCAGCAAAGCTGGGCAATAAGTGATCTACCATTAATTTCAGTATCTGCAAATAATCGTCTTATTTATGTTCCTAtctagaacaaacaaacaaaaatactttCAAGTCTTTAAAATCGCACAGCAAATGAACTGATAGATCATCAATAATTCAATAAGATGTatatcagacttttaaaaatataaacattaagCAATTTACCCAACATCATCTTCAATTACAGCATGAGGAGTTGATGATGATCTTTTTTTCCCATGTTTATCAATGACTGGTGTTTCATCTTCGTTATTTGGGGGGAAAACACAAAGCAGAGATGACAAACTATTTGGTTATTTATAACACTTTCATTCTacacttcttccaaggagttcacaGCAGTGAATTACATGAGTGGTATCTTTAGCTTCTGAGACTTTGGAAATAATCCAGCCTTTGCCCACAAGACAAGCATAAATCTGCATGGAAGAGAGCGCTAACAGATCATAGATGGACATCTATGGGAAAGGGGAGAACTTGTTGGAAGGTCATGGAAAGGGGAGGCTAGACTGGCACACAATATTGCAGAAACAACTTCACAATATTCCTAATGTTGTCATAATGACTATGCTAGCCTCCTCGGTTACTGATGGGGCCCGAcggtatcccaccacacacacagatctGTTCAGATAAGTATATATAAACATATGTTTATATGATCCATCTAGCCCAGTACTTTCTAATTTTtaatctgactggcagcagctcttcaaggtcTCAAGCAGTCTTTCCCTGCTCTTCTGCCccccaaaatgtttttttaaatggagatgctgaagCTGCCTCTCAGTCTTGTTATATATTAAGGAATGGAAGGGaagaacaggaagaggaagagtaGCTACTGTTCACTGACATCCCATTAGGTCCAGCCGGAGGAATAGAACAGGCAGATGGGAGCATGAGCAAACTGATTATAATTACTCTTAATTTGCCTTAACACTGCTGTCATATGGTAGGCTCAATGTGAAGGAGAGCTTGCAATGCTAGCAGCAAGGAAGACTGGTAATTGACACAACTCGGCAGCAATATTGTGGTAGTTGCTTTATGTTTACCCTGACACCAGGCCTTGTCTTACTCAAAGAGAAGCACCAGGGAAAATAGTCAGGTATCAACTGACTGCACCTTCTCTAATATCCTCTTCTGAGCCACTCAGATGTTTCTTCTGATTTTCTTCAAAGTTGTAAGCATGTACAACCGGATCCTCCTGTGATGGTTTGGCTGTTTTCCCGGCAAGTTTTCTTCCTGATGGTGCCATAGTTGGAGTTCTTCTAAGtggtaaaaaaaataatatagtaataaatattttatataatttgCCATGCAAACGTGTAGGTATTGTCCACTCTTGTATATGTTTTTGTGAACGGAGTGTTTATAGCATATACCTCTCGCCTGCAGAATTACTACAAGGCTTCCTATCATTTAGTTACAAAGCCATGTAGTCTGTAGTTATGTGTGTGGCATGTATTCTTAATTAAAGTCACTTATTACACAACATGACTGTTAAGTTTGAAGAGGCAAAAATTAATAGCCAACTGAACTTGAATTTATTCTCCTGTTCCGAGGCCTTGACTAGTGTATAATGTCTCCTGAGTTCTGCTGGGATAGACTGCAAAAAGTATATTGTTTCAGCACTGCCTTCTTATTGTACAATTAAATATGCATGTTAGACTTATACAATTCTAAAGAGATTGGGGCTGCACCATGATCTCCATCTGTGTTGCATCATAATCTTTGATCAAACAAGATATTATCCATATTCTGTGATCAGACAAATTGCATTTAGGATGAAATGCATGGTTTCTAGAATTTTGGGGGGGTTATTACCTATCATGCAGTTATGGGAATTCTACCCTTTAGAAACTTGCAGAAGCCTGAAAAGTTGTCTTCACTGGATATGGAAGATGGTTGGCTGGTAGATACTTGTTTAATACACTGCAAGCTTTTGACAGCTGGTGACTACCAGCAAGTAACTGCTTGCTTAGAAAGTTTGCTAATCTGACTTGTTGCTGTCAGGGAAGCACCTTTGGGCAAAAGCCTATTGTTTAAACGAGCAGCATTTAGGTGTTTGCCTGGTCTGCAGTTCTCAAGATGTATATTTATATAGTCAAACTTGTGTTTGCAGTACACTTTTATTCAGAAAAGGACTGACAGTGTGAAAAGCTGCCCCTGAAACTTCCTAGTGCTTGGGAAAGCGGGGAGAGTAAAACCATTTTTATTTGTGATTAAGTAAAATTtcatttcacttttttaaaaaaaactgcaagaCTCCTTGAGACATAGggtataaacatttaaataaatattgtaaaacCTTTGTATTCGAGCTGGATTTGTAATGGAATTACGGTAATTTTAaattgaacattttaaaaaaaacgtttGCCTACACTGGGATGATCTTATCATTCAAAAGTAAAAATACCAAAGTAATTAATGCAGTTATTACACGGTATGTACACGTTTATTTTGTCACTAaaaaatctctctcacacacgcacacacagtaGTACCCTAAAAAGAATTTCTACACAACTGGAGGCGTGGGCTTTTGCCTCAGAGTTTCCCTGTCTTGCGAGCCCAGTCGCCTTTCCTTTCTCTCAAATTTGTCACAGCCGCCCCAGTCAAGACCAGCCTTCTATCAGTTGTTCACGGTAACCTAGCGtagtatttatatatatttatataaaatatttccCTCAGGCCTAAATTACCTCAGACTGCAACCGGCAGCCTCCACCCTCCCACTTTTATTGTCAGCTTTcacccccctccaccccactGGTTCTTTTACTGGTTCCTCGCTCCAATTCCATCGTTAACTTCGGtgtcgtcgtccccccccccacccccttccacaAAATCAGTTGCAGGGATCTGAATGATTTCGGGACTGAGCCTGAACCCGGGAGATCGAAACGCCCTCGCACCGCCTGCACTTtctccctcagcagctccttAAACTGAAACAGCTGTTTACGTCTGCGAGTGAAGCACTTCGATCACTTCCATTCATTTCCCGCCTAAATTTACCTCGGATTTTAAACTCGCAACCCCTTGGTTTGCGGGCTGCTCACGCTCCCttccagtctccccccccccagtcctacACTCCACTCTAATTTCCCCCCTTTGATAGATTCCGTGCGAAAGATCCCAGCATCCCAGCAGATTAAGCTTCCCCGGCAGATTCCCGCCTAGACAGCAGGCACACATTCACGGCCAGCGCCTCATGCGCAGAGAGGGGGTGTCAGAGGACGGCAACGTCCCCTAAACAGCCCTGTACTTTAGGCTGCTAATCCTCAAACGATTATGAATATGAACCTCTTAGCATCCCCTTTGAAGGAAGTGTTACAGACAGTTTAACCCCATCCTGGGGCATAAAGGGTATTGGCCACTGTTGTAGACATCTCCAAGTGCAGATTGCCTCTGTGTATACTAAGTTAAAAGCCCAGTGACTCTCAAAGGACAAATAGTTATTtgatagcaggatttgaatccagtagcaccttagagaccaacaagttttcagattttaagcttttgagagtcagagctcccctctTCAAATAGggtcaaagacagagtaaggatacaggatgaccttgacaggctgggaaacagttaaaacaaaatgaatttcaacagagataaatgcaaagttctgcatttaggaaggaaaaatcaaaagcataattataggatgggggagacttgtcttggcagatcctttgtgtgaaaaggatctaggggtcttagtagaccattacattgaacatgagtcagcagtgtgatgtggtagctaaaaaggcaaatgcggttttgaGCCAAATCAACAGAACCACAGTATCCAGATCCTTAGtcatggtatcgctctactctggttagaccttacctagagtattgtgttcagtttcagACACCAcagatggtgcagagttgttttccgctgtcccagaagcttggaccagaaccagcagcttgaaattaaatcaaaagagctttcagctaaacattaggaagaacttcctaacagttaGACCcgtccctcagtggaagaggcttcctcagtaggtggtgggctctccttctttagaggtttttaagcagaggctagatggccatgacagcaatactgattctgtaaacctgggcagatcataagGAGAAGaacagaaggggttgcatcagtgcttggttttcatggcccttcttacatgctcagggtaatactgattgccaccttggggttcagtagcaattttccacaggccagtttggctaaggatcctgaagaagttttgccatcttctgggcatggagtaggggtcactggggcagttgtggggggggggtagttgtgacgttacttcattgtgcagggggttggaactagatgaccctggatgtcccttccaaccctatgattctgattTTTCAGATACAAACTTTTGTGAGTTCAGCTTACCTTCAGATATTTGGGTGTTTCACATCCTGTAACTGTAGTGCTATAGAATCACTAAAGCCCTTCATTGCGAACTACGTAATGGTGAATGGGGTGTGCTTTTTAGATAGAAAGGGGGAGTGAATTTCATAATGCTGTCTTCCCTCCACTACTCACCAGAGAGATAATCACTAGCTCAGATAGTAGCCATTAGtccacagtagaagagcaagatgtaGGTCCAaccaccttaaagacaaactagattcccagggtatgacctttcaagagtcaaagccccttgtttatattttcaccacttccttattcaaagccatgtctaatacagggtgcttggaggcaggccacattcgaggccttaggtccagaaccagagactggatcagcaccagcacatgtcctcttgtaggggacagtctcaggagttcaggggtgtgtgatttggagtgatccaaagattgttttgggtttcagaggacttatagttccccagttccttattcacagcaatgcccaatgcaagttttttccaggcaggccacataggaggccttaggtccagaaccagactggatcagcaccagcatgtcctcttgtaggggacaatctctggagttcagatctgtgtgatttggggtgatccaaagtttttttctgctgcagctgccgcccctttcttattgttctgggggcatcctattttgaagctgtttactcaagatctgggttttgtaggatgacccagtatagatccacttagagtgctgagtcttccgaatatggaggtgtataatatgtgcccctgcaaacttcattttggagtttagagcttttcagttttcccacaatatttttctttggctttgcgaataacgaataaggaataaggaactgcaaataaggaactgggaaccaacttcagcttcgtatgAAGCATAGTTTTATCCAGCCAGAAAATGGGAGGGATATTTAAAGTAACAATGTAGTACTATAATTAGCTAGATAGGGTTGGGTtgtgaaaagcagaaaaccaacatttgtagtgagagaagaatccagTGTCCCTATTAAGCCCCAGGAAGCAGATGTCAATTATTCTGCATCTGCAAATAAACTCCAACAATCTCACCTTGCAGTTTTTCTTTGGAAtgtctctgcttgagaacttcaGCTCTTAGGTCAGTAATGGATcatcctggaaggttaaaatgttttcCTACTGGTTTTTGAATACTGTGATTTTTGATACCAGATGtatttccatttattcttttgtggtagctcaatccacttgctgatATTTTGGGTTTCTTCTTGCAGCAAACTATTTAAATGTAATGGAGCATTTGAATTTGTGTTCCTTCCCCCTACTGGTAGTGGCACAATTGCTCTCATTCAGACAAGGCAGGCTTTAGTATCAATGGTTGGCTTCattcagaggagggagggggagagagagaagtcgAAAACTAGCCAGGGAAAATTGAGGAGTCAGTAAAAGTGCATATTCCTGATGACCAAGTTATAGTATGGCAACCATACTTGATAGCTTCCCCTTGTAGCATATTTATTAATGCatgtaagttttaaaaaataagacagGATTTCATGTTCCACTGAACTGACACAGAATATAACTAGTTGCTTTAtgaaaatttgtttttaaaataggcAAAAACAAATGGTGTTTTAAAACAAGTTTAActaaatttatttaatttagaagTAGATGGATGCGCTGAATAATAAAGAATAAGGTGCCATTTGCTtcctatttaaaaatatttagctTCTCAGAGCGTTCAACTACAGCTGACCATTTTTCTTTCGCACAGACAAAATAAGCCGCAATTTTAAAATCATGGACATTATTAAACAAAAATGTACAGTTTACAGCACATACACACTGAAAATCTCATGTCTTCTTTATAAAATAATTGATGATATCTTTAGAAGACTGTTAATATGattgaaagcaaaaaaaatctgCTTGCAGTTCTCGTTTATATTTATTTTGACAAATATTGGGCAGAACACCAGAAT
The Eublepharis macularius isolate TG4126 chromosome 9, MPM_Emac_v1.0, whole genome shotgun sequence genome window above contains:
- the SYCP3 gene encoding synaptonemal complex protein 3, translated to MAPSGRKLAGKTAKPSQEDPVVHAYNFEENQKKHLSGSEEDIREDETPVIDKHGKKRSSSTPHAVIEDDVGGEVQNMLERFGADINKALLAKRKRLELYTKASLKTSNQKIEFVWKTQQEQRQKINHEYSQQFLHAFQQWDADLQKAEEQEEKLANVFRQQQKVFQQARIVQSQRLKTIKQLYEQFLKSMEDMEKTHENLLTGAQNELRKEMAMLQKKIMMDTQQQEMATVRKSLQSMLF